The Argiope bruennichi chromosome X2, qqArgBrue1.1, whole genome shotgun sequence sequence TGTGTATAAGagtttgcaattttctttataatattttttgaacttagagTAATATAAAGTATACATGTGTAATTTAGCTAGCTCAAGCACGCAAAATCCTACATAAATTGGTTTGTCGAGaactagattaatttttttcatcttaaagacAGCGAAGTCTTCGTTTATGCTCTCAAAGTATTCAAGTAAAGGACTTGCTAAATGCTTTCTACATTCAGCGGGTGTAAGAGCAGTCTTTaagttaattctttttctgaCGTTTTGGCATGTTTTGCCGAAAaaagcattattcatttttttaaagaaagatttttcaaactCGCTTTTGGCTTGTTGgcgtttttcattattaaaatttatatagcttCGCAACCAGTCTGATTGTGAAAAAGCCAAGAtccgataaattttttttaaagacatcccatgctttaaatagtattttaagttCCTGTAGTGTAAAATGTAGcgtttctttggataaaaatttggtgttaactttttacactcggtgaatggaatatttttttcagacaatatttttttttgataatctgataacatttgtttatttatatttaagtgttcTGCTGCTAAGGGAAAATCATGGAAATCATGAGCTGATTTATCATATAGTAAATCTACCTCTAATAAATATCCCGTTTCTGAGTATCGAGATACATTTGCTAAATCAAAAACAGCTATTTCTTCAGGTGAAAGCCAACGAAAATCCCCCACAGGTAGATATTCAGACATGCAATGTCCGTAAAGATTGTTAACATCTAAATTCACAATATAATTTGTAGGTTCATCGGGGTTATAACAAGAAAGATATGGATTATTTGCCTGGGCATATCTTTGACCGAGAAAGCAAATTCCACCTCTCATTTGAGTCTCAAGTAAGACATAGTCTTCTACATtcgataacaattttaattcctGACCTGTGAATTTTAAACCAGAATGCCACGTTAAATCAGCAATAGTTAGGAAATGAGCAGGGTCCAAATGATAGTGCATCATGCTTGTTTGTCGAAACGATTGAAATACTTCAGCTAAAAGAATTGTATCTGTATTTTGATACAATTCAAggtaatcttgaaaatttttacaatgaaattcttGGTAAACCCTCAGTGcgtgtttgtattctttttttgttatgttcgaattcgtcaaaatgttaaaaaaggctTCGTGAGGTGGAAatgtcttttgttttaaaatatcttttgatgaaaaatagctataaggaaaaaatcctttttgtttgagtaagtttctatttgttttattttggaaaaaagaatcaaaaatgtcAAACCGatgttcagaaattttcaaaatttctacaagAGAAGATAAGGAAGAATCAAGAAATGCGTacgaatcaataaatttaatgtaattatcgaGGGTGAAACTAGTAAATTTTTGACTATTCGTCGGAATTATATCAATCTGATGCGCGAATTCTGGAGACATATGTTTTAACAATAAGTGGGAATCGTACCCCTTAAGGTTGTGAATGACTACAGGAatgaaattacttctttttaaatttaaattgcatgaattGTGACAGAAACCTCTAAATATGCCTAAAACATGGCAATGATCTCTGACAATGCGATCACTCGGTTCAAATTTTAACTTGCATATGTAACATGTGCTAGGCTTTCCCGTTGGTATATTTTCCTCGATCATTGGTTTATTGCATGATagtcttttaaataaagattttgctaatttttttattgtttttaaaaatatttgtactggATTTTCTCCGCAATAGAATTtgtgatatattatttcattttttatattaattgctattAATGCGAAACTGATTGGTTCGTGATGCTCTAGGTTGGCTGAAAAACTCTGAGATGTATTTGGTAAAACAGTAGATATATTTTTCGTTATGCATTCAAAATCCGCATACAAAATAAAAGGATGGAACAACATTTTGTAAATGCTAGTAAATTTTACAGTGTTTATTTTAGGCGGGGATAGTTTTTGGGGGGCATTTTGGCAACACACTCGCTTATGATCTACAAGACTATTTCGCCTCTGAAATCCAATCAGGCATCGCGAGCAATAATGATGAATCCCTTTTTTGGAGTTTAATAAacgatttagatttttaattaagaagtaaTGCTCTTTATacagaagtaaatttatttccgAACCCAACTTTTTATTACTGATATATATGGGGAAAACTTCTTtgtcataagtaaaaatatttatctttaagctGTTGAtactttcaaaatgctttatgTTAGAGAGTTTCATGGGGAaggttacatttttcaattttaagtattttagtttattttggtaACTGCTTGgagcattagaatttttttcaggaGGAAAGAGATGAGCTAAGCAACTATATATGAAGCATTTGTGATCATCGCAACGTATATTTagaagagttctttttttttttaaacagtcagGTAATTTTATATTACCGCAACCTCCCCGCGGTTCTCTGTACTGTCCGATATTAAcatctaaaaagttaattttattaataacccaACCACTACCGTTTTGGATATATGTTTCAatggaattgaatattttctgaaaacagcttttaactttactttttactTGGTTATATGATATTATGCGTTCAGCAAATGAACAGAAGTAAGCGTTTTGCAGTAAATTGTCAGGATGagtatctttaataaattcaatgctTATGCATATTAAAAGACGGAAAGGTAGGTTTTGCTCTAATAAgagtaagaaaatgttttctcgAATTTCGTTATATAAGTTGTAGGGATCAGAGTGTATCGGAGAGTGTCGGTAAGCTGAAATATAACCTCTAAAACTTGATTCTATTCTATTAAACGACATTCTAAGAAGATGAATATAGGGAAAATTGTCaagttagttcaatttttttacaaaattttcatttaactcgtgaatgtcaatttttctttatatgttctgCAAACacatttatagctttttttaaagctCCCAATTGGTCAAGATTCATGTTGAATCTGTTCTTTGTTTCATCTCCAACATTCTTTTGGAAAGCAAGATAATAGGACTTTCTGTATTCCTTGATGCTGATGTTAATCCCTTTTCCTAGGTAAGCGCTTATTGGGGGTATGAGCTTTTTCTCTTCTGTCGGATCAGAAAAATTATACTCGAAATTCTTTGCTCTTTTGGTGGACTCCTCTTTTTTCTCatcgtttgattttcttttagctATCAGAAAagggataatattttgaaattaaatctaaagatacaaaatgtaaaatgattttacattttaccgTCATGTTTTTTctttgggaatttaaaaatctaaagtctAAATTGACTtataaaatcaaatctaatttacCGCTTGTATGCTTTTCCTTGGAAGGAAGGGGAAATAACTGCTTGCCGTCTGAATCGCTATCAGTTAAGCCTATTAGGAAGTGTGAaaacttaactttatttttaaaaaattatgttacacaTGCTTAGCAatctaaaaagaatatgaaaatgcaaTCACTTACTGACGCTCGCTTTGTGACTGTCCATGATAGCTGAGTAGTACTTAGATACACGCACTCTGAGGAAGACGGAGACAGAGATGAAGATGAAGTCTTCAACAAGATCGGTAGTATATGTACAAAGGCTGATGTAGCTTATATTTATACCCCTGTTTATGTAAGTGGCAAtggaataattgtttattatctgTAGAATTTCCCAGGAACGCCTTGTTCTCCCTGAACTGGTGaccttaaagtaattttaaaataactttatgtgCATTTTCCTACCTTAACCCACTTTCACCACCTTGAGAATAAAACAACGTAATTTTACGGTGATATAGGatattacaaaaaacatattGATGTAGCGAAGCAAAATAAGACAGACGCAATTAtacagttaaattatatttttattcagggattgttaaaatattacatcgAGTGGTACAATCAGTTTCTTCGTGTTGCTTATGCATGTAGAACATCGATTCATTGATGATGTTACATTAAATGACAGTTAGTGCTGCTtagtattacaattttatatagagTTTACAATGCTGAGCTATTCTCAGTATCTTAGCTGTATAGTTtagtatttacatttattttctttgaagttgTCCACAATTCCATTGCAGATCTTTGAATCATGAGTAATTGATTCGCCGAAGTTCGCTTTGTATTACGTTTTACAATCAAATGTCTGTCGATAATTCATAGCAGAACCGTTATGGAGTTCTCTGACAATATCATTATTGTTGAGAACCTTGAAATAGGCAATCTTCAATCTGCAGTCTGAATCAACTGTATCCATTTGATAGGAGTTCGCAGCTTGAACACAGGATATCATATTTTCGTAAAGGGAATCGGTGAAGCAATGAATCATATAAGCTGATCCAGTACGCTTCAAGTACATAAAGCCATATCTCAGTTCGGAAGTCATCGTTTCTGCTGAATCAGTTGAAGCACAATGAGAATTCCCCAGTTAGTGTATCTCTTTTATATGCTCTGTATGAAAAGTGACctccaaaaaaatatgttaaatttatatagagaGCTTATAGAGAgagcatatataattatattctgttGAAACATGTCTAAAGACATCTATTTCTGAAATCACGAGCttcacaaatttgatttgaatatggAGAAAAGCAGCAATTTTGTAAACGAAATTTGCTagctacaaattttttaataaacttctcgttattttcaattttattagaatctaGAGGTGACAAAGTTTGCTTTCTCACAAAATTGTACAAGAAATGAAGGCAAAAATGACCACAAGTATACGACACTAAGCTTTGATATCTACATTTGTTCCAAGCAAAATTTGCAGCGTTATTTtctatgaactttaaaatatatttgttattcggCACAGAAGCGTAACTACaaaaatagtaacatttattATTCCGAAATGCTATTGCAACCCAATGACTTCCCGGTTTTGTTTTAGGatctaaatttacaataaaacatgaataactATCTATTGTCTTAGGCAATTCATCTGAAGCGTATACACCTCCAAATTTAGAACGTAGACGGAAGTCGCTGCATGCAAGTCTGCACAAAGTTGTGCtatccattttcaaaaatctgaaaaaatactgCGACTTTTGTCGATTTCTATAGTATTTCGATACtctgaaaaaactattaaatttacagTTTCAGATAATGCTTTgctg is a genomic window containing:
- the LOC129960301 gene encoding uncharacterized protein LOC129960301; translation: MSFNRIESSFRGYISAYRHSPIHSDPYNLYNEIRENIFLLLLEQNLPFRLLICISIEFIKDTHPDNLLQNAYFCSFAERIISYNQVKSKVKSCFQKIFNSIETYIQNGSGWVINKINFLDVNIGQYREPRGGCGNIKLPDCLKKKRTLLNIRCDDHKCFIYSCLAHLFPPEKNSNAPSSYQNKLKYLKLKNVTFPMKLSNIKHFESINSLKINIFTYDKEVFPIYISNKKLGSEINLLLYKEHYFLIKNLNRLLNSKKGIHHYCSRCLIGFQRRNSLVDHKRVCCQNAPQKLSPPKINTVKFTSIYKMLFHPFILYADFECITKNISTVLPNTSQSFSANLEHHEPISFALIAINIKNEIIYHKFYCGENPVQIFLKTIKKLAKSLFKRLSCNKPMIEENIPTGKPSTCYICKLKFEPSDRIVRDHCHVLGIFRGFCHNSCNLNLKRSNFIPVVIHNLKGYDSHLLLKHMSPEFAHQIDIIPTNSQKFTSFTLDNYIKFIDSYAFLDSSLSSLVEILKISEHRFDIFDSFFQNKTNRNLLKQKGFFPYSYFSSKDILKQKTFPPHEAFFNILTNSNITKKEYKHALRVYQEFHCKNFQDYLELYQNTDTILLAEVFQSFRQTSMMHYHLDPAHFLTIADLTWHSGLKFTGQELKLLSNVEDYVLLETQMRGGICFLGQRYAQANNPYLSCYNPDEPTNYIVNLDVNNLYGHCMSEYLPVGDFRWLSPEEIAVFDLANVSRYSETGYLLEVDLLYDKSAHDFHDFPLAAEHLNINKQMLSDYQKKILSEKNIPFTECKKLTPNFYPKKRYILHYRNLKYYLKHGMSLKKIYRILAFSQSDWLRSYINFNNEKRQQAKSEFEKSFFKKMNNAFFGKTCQNVRKRINLKTALTPAECRKHLASPLLEYFESINEDFAVFKMKKINLVLDKPIYVGFCVLELAKLHMYTLYYSKFKKYYKENCKLLYTDTDSLFMQIFTNNVYKDFKNEFFDIMDLSNYPSSSEFFNSENQNKLGFLKDETKSKPISEFIGLRCKMYSYKCENTETKKAKGVKQSCLRNITHEHFKTSLLNETIHRHEQYSIQSKSHILSTTISNKISLSPFYDKIFLNEDGVTGKCFGHYSLLEE